From the Lathyrus oleraceus cultivar Zhongwan6 chromosome 4, CAAS_Psat_ZW6_1.0, whole genome shotgun sequence genome, one window contains:
- the LOC127073215 gene encoding 60S ribosomal protein L29-1 — translation MAKSKNHTAHNQSYKAHKNGIKKPKRHRHTSTKGMDPKFLRNQRYARKHNKKNGEIASDAE, via the exons ATGGCTAAGTCGAAGAATCACACCGCTCACAACCAGTCTTACAAGGCCCACAAGAATGGCATCAAGAAGCCAAAGAGACATCGCCACACTTCCACCAAAGGG ATGGATCCCAAGTTTTTGAGGAATCAGAGGTATGCAAGGAAGCATAACAAGAAAAATGGGGAAATTGCTTCTGATGCAGAGTAA